The Clostridiisalibacter paucivorans DSM 22131 genome has a window encoding:
- a CDS encoding bacteriohemerythrin — protein sequence MIRWDDSLILGVAEIDSQHKKLFEETYELLDMCSKGTGKSVIEGKIAFLKKYVIEHFESEERLHRKYNYPNTSEHKNAYKIFIEKVKTVEKDFAKSRQTSSVLINVNRIMNRWFLEHIKRTDKAFVEYMKSKK from the coding sequence ATGATAAGATGGGACGATAGTTTAATTTTGGGAGTAGCTGAAATAGACTCTCAACATAAGAAACTATTTGAAGAAACTTATGAGCTTCTTGATATGTGTAGTAAAGGAACAGGGAAATCTGTTATAGAAGGTAAGATAGCATTTTTAAAAAAATATGTTATAGAACATTTTGAATCAGAAGAGAGATTACATAGAAAATACAATTATCCCAATACTAGTGAACATAAAAATGCATATAAAATTTTTATAGAAAAAGTAAAAACTGTAGAGAAAGATTTTGCAAAGTCTAGACAGACATCTTCTGTTTTGATCAATGTTAATAGAATAATGAATAGATGGTTTTTAGAACATATAAAGAGAACAGATAAGGCCTTTGTAGAGTATATGAAAAGTAAAAAGTAA
- the queG gene encoding tRNA epoxyqueuosine(34) reductase QueG, with protein MDLKNYIIDSSKRHDIDIIGFADGENMDELQSILMERHIKGYETEFEEDDISKRTDISSIMEGAKSIIVIGMSYNTSEKYPYKFQGAKGYISRSSWGIDYHKVLNERLNKIAEDIKKINHFRYKIFVDTGPLVDREIAKRAGIGWYGKNCSIINDEYGSFIFIGYMITDLILESSPKVNGKCEGCDICIKACPTGALIDGYKINAKRCISYLTQTKNRIPYELRKKMGMKIYGCDTCQLVCPKNKGIEYGNHMEFVPSISEGHINLLEFLDISKKEFNIRFGHMSGSWRGKNILRRNAIIALGNTKDKKYINVLKKYIYDKSPLIREYTAWALLNIDYNMGKSIVEDAMENEKEGKIREEMKKLIIYVKKGQE; from the coding sequence ATGGATTTAAAAAATTATATTATAGATTCAAGTAAGAGGCATGATATAGATATAATAGGGTTTGCAGATGGAGAAAATATGGATGAACTCCAAAGTATATTGATGGAAAGACATATAAAAGGATATGAAACTGAATTTGAAGAGGATGATATATCTAAGCGAACAGATATATCATCTATAATGGAGGGAGCTAAGTCTATAATAGTTATAGGTATGTCATATAATACAAGTGAAAAATATCCTTATAAATTTCAAGGAGCAAAGGGATATATATCTAGGTCTTCGTGGGGTATAGATTATCACAAGGTTTTGAATGAAAGATTGAATAAGATAGCAGAGGATATAAAAAAAATAAATCACTTCAGATATAAAATATTTGTAGATACGGGACCATTGGTTGATAGGGAGATAGCAAAAAGGGCTGGTATAGGATGGTATGGTAAGAATTGCAGTATAATAAATGATGAATATGGTTCATTTATATTTATAGGATATATGATTACGGACTTAATATTGGAATCTTCACCAAAAGTTAATGGGAAATGTGAGGGTTGTGATATATGTATAAAAGCATGTCCTACTGGGGCACTAATAGATGGATATAAAATAAATGCTAAAAGGTGTATATCTTATTTGACACAGACCAAAAACAGAATACCCTATGAATTGCGCAAAAAAATGGGAATGAAGATATATGGTTGTGACACTTGTCAATTAGTATGTCCTAAAAATAAGGGAATAGAGTATGGTAACCATATGGAGTTTGTACCATCTATTTCAGAAGGACATATAAACTTGTTAGAATTTCTGGACATATCAAAAAAAGAATTCAATATAAGGTTTGGACATATGTCAGGGAGTTGGAGGGGTAAGAATATATTGAGACGAAATGCTATAATAGCCCTGGGAAATACAAAAGATAAAAAATATATTAATGTTTTAAAAAAATATATATATGATAAAAGTCCATTGATAAGAGAGTATACAGCATGGGCATTGTTGAATATAGACTATAATATGGGAAAATCTATAGTAGAAGATGCAATGGAAAATGAAAAAGAGGGCAAAATAAGGGAAGAAATGAAAAAGTTAATAATATATGTAAAGAAAGGGCAGGAATAG
- a CDS encoding glycine C-acetyltransferase — MSSIHELGYLKEKINELKDEGVYRKLPILEGPNEAEVILDGKKVINLSSNNYLGFANHPRLKQASIDAVKKYGAGSGAVRTIIGNMDIHEELEELLAEFKREEAAMVFQSGFNCNAGTIQAITGAGDIIISDELNHASIIDGTRLSKADRAVYKHSDMDSLEKVLKEKRDKYKNALIITDGVFSMDGDIAKLPEIVDLAEKYNAMTYVDDAHGSGVLGESGRGTVDHFGLHGRVDFSIGTLSKAIGVIGGYVAGSKTMQEWLNHRGRPILFSTSLPPAAVGGIIEALKMLMESSEYTEKLWNNAKYFKEKLGVLGFDTGHSETPITPVIIGEEAKTMDFSKKLFELGVFVSPIVFPTVPKGTGRVRCMVTAGHTTEQLDRAVDIFEKVGREMKIL; from the coding sequence ATGTCTAGTATTCATGAGTTAGGTTATTTAAAAGAGAAGATAAATGAGCTGAAGGATGAAGGAGTATATAGAAAACTTCCGATTTTAGAGGGTCCAAATGAAGCAGAAGTAATTTTAGATGGTAAGAAAGTTATAAACTTATCTTCTAATAATTATTTGGGGTTTGCCAACCATCCAAGATTAAAGCAGGCATCTATTGATGCTGTAAAGAAATATGGAGCAGGTTCAGGAGCAGTTAGAACAATTATTGGAAATATGGATATTCATGAAGAGCTAGAAGAGTTATTAGCAGAATTTAAAAGGGAAGAAGCAGCAATGGTATTTCAGTCAGGCTTTAACTGCAATGCAGGTACAATCCAAGCTATAACAGGGGCTGGAGATATTATAATTTCTGATGAACTAAATCATGCCAGCATAATTGATGGTACTAGATTGAGTAAGGCTGATAGGGCAGTATATAAACATTCAGATATGGATAGTTTGGAAAAGGTACTTAAAGAAAAGAGAGATAAATATAAGAATGCATTGATCATAACCGATGGTGTATTTAGTATGGATGGCGATATTGCAAAACTTCCGGAGATAGTGGATTTGGCAGAAAAGTACAATGCGATGACATATGTAGACGATGCCCATGGCTCAGGAGTTTTAGGAGAAAGTGGTAGGGGTACTGTGGACCATTTTGGACTTCATGGAAGGGTAGATTTTAGTATAGGAACACTATCTAAAGCTATAGGGGTTATAGGAGGATATGTAGCAGGTAGTAAAACTATGCAAGAGTGGTTAAATCATAGAGGAAGACCTATTTTATTTAGTACATCATTACCTCCAGCAGCAGTTGGTGGAATAATAGAGGCGTTAAAAATGCTTATGGAAAGCAGTGAATATACAGAAAAGCTATGGAACAATGCTAAATATTTTAAGGAAAAGTTAGGAGTATTGGGATTTGATACAGGACATAGTGAAACTCCTATAACACCAGTTATTATAGGTGAAGAAGCAAAAACTATGGATTTCAGCAAGAAGTTATTTGAGTTGGGAGTATTTGTATCTCCTATAGTATTCCCCACTGTTCCAAAGGGCACAGGTAGAGTAAGATGTATGGTTACTGCTGGGCATACAACTGAACAATTAGATAGGGCTGTAGATATATTTGAAAAGGTAGGGAGGGAAATGAAGATATTGTAA
- a CDS encoding B12-binding domain-containing radical SAM protein — protein sequence MKVLLVGINSKYIHSCLAVEYLAAYCNDLDIDIQVAQYTINQTDDFIVSDIFKKEADVVAFSCYIWNIEEVLKISNILKIVNPKVNIVLGGPEVSYDAIDIMKINDFIDFIIYGEGEETFKDFLLQTYYGKPEYESVLGLVYRDNQDIYMNKERPLIMDLDTIPSPFCGDLNRFENKIVYFESSRGCPFNCKFCLSSTIKGLRFFSIERVKRDLANLISAGVKQVKFVDRTFNASKNYAMDIMNFIMEKGVKNINFHFEVTAHLLDDEMLQFLKKVPEGLFQFEIGVQSTKDETLEAVGREWNFERLKRVTKTIKSYGNIHQHLDLIAGLPYEGYLDFKDSFNDVYELEPDKLQLGFLKLLKGSELRRDSSLYGFKFLNAPPYEVLETNFIDYKDMLKLKNIEDLVEKYGNDNSFRHSLRFIINNFYETPFDFYESFSLFWESDGYYNISHSKKNLYSILYSFYQKHILDKIDIFNEMLKFDYLSNNKSTNLPKEIKRQGLEFIKTRRHEFLKNRANILKYLPLFDGISTKQIIKEVYFELFALDIYKIIHNNYEVEGLSLSKENQHVILFDYSYKTAVFNYCKPVDVTLDFMI from the coding sequence ATGAAAGTATTATTAGTTGGAATTAATTCTAAATATATTCACTCTTGTTTGGCAGTAGAATATTTAGCAGCATATTGTAATGACTTAGATATAGATATACAAGTAGCTCAATATACAATAAACCAGACCGATGATTTTATTGTATCAGATATATTTAAAAAAGAGGCTGATGTGGTAGCTTTTAGTTGTTATATATGGAATATAGAAGAAGTATTAAAGATTTCTAATATATTAAAAATTGTTAATCCTAAGGTCAATATAGTATTGGGAGGACCAGAAGTTTCTTATGATGCTATAGATATAATGAAAATTAATGACTTTATAGATTTTATAATATATGGAGAAGGAGAAGAGACATTTAAAGATTTTTTATTACAAACATATTATGGAAAACCAGAGTATGAATCTGTATTAGGATTAGTATACAGAGATAATCAGGATATATATATGAACAAAGAAAGGCCATTAATAATGGATTTAGACACTATACCTTCTCCGTTTTGTGGTGATTTAAATAGATTCGAGAATAAAATTGTCTATTTTGAAAGTTCTAGAGGATGTCCTTTCAACTGTAAGTTTTGTCTATCTTCTACCATAAAAGGTCTAAGGTTTTTCTCCATAGAAAGGGTAAAAAGGGATTTAGCAAATCTTATATCAGCTGGAGTAAAACAGGTAAAGTTTGTTGATAGGACATTCAATGCAAGTAAGAACTATGCAATGGATATAATGAACTTTATAATGGAAAAAGGAGTGAAAAATATAAATTTTCATTTTGAAGTTACAGCCCATCTTTTAGACGATGAAATGTTACAATTTTTAAAGAAGGTACCAGAAGGGTTGTTTCAGTTTGAGATAGGAGTTCAATCTACAAAAGATGAGACATTGGAAGCCGTAGGGAGAGAATGGAATTTTGAAAGACTTAAGAGAGTAACAAAGACTATAAAATCCTATGGCAATATACATCAACATCTAGATCTTATAGCGGGATTGCCATATGAGGGATATCTAGATTTTAAAGATTCTTTCAATGATGTATATGAATTGGAGCCAGATAAACTGCAATTGGGCTTTTTAAAGCTTTTAAAAGGTTCAGAACTTAGGCGTGATAGTAGTCTTTACGGATTTAAATTTTTAAATGCGCCTCCCTATGAAGTTTTAGAGACTAATTTTATTGATTATAAAGATATGTTAAAATTAAAAAATATAGAAGATTTGGTTGAAAAGTATGGAAATGATAATAGTTTTAGGCACTCTCTTAGATTCATAATAAATAATTTTTATGAAACGCCATTTGATTTTTATGAATCCTTTTCTTTGTTTTGGGAATCAGATGGATACTATAATATATCCCATAGTAAGAAAAATCTATATAGCATATTGTATAGCTTTTATCAGAAGCATATTTTAGATAAAATTGATATATTTAATGAAATGTTGAAATTTGATTATTTATCTAATAATAAAAGTACTAACTTGCCAAAGGAAATCAAAAGGCAAGGACTTGAGTTTATAAAAACTAGGAGACATGAATTCTTAAAGAATAGAGCAAACATTTTGAAATACTTGCCTTTATTTGATGGTATTTCGACTAAGCAAATAATCAAAGAAGTATATTTTGAATTATTTGCACTAGATATATATAAAATTATACACAATAATTATGAAGTAGAGGGTTTAAGCTTATCTAAGGAAAATCAACATGTGATATTGTTTGACTATAGTTACAAGACGGCTGTATTTAATTACTGTAAACCTGTAGATGTAACTTTGGATTTTATGATTTAA
- a CDS encoding tetratricopeptide repeat protein: METIEKFFKEKTSALSFIELKKDLNIGDMEIKADIPLPIVVDELITEIKENRAQEELKISSIIDGIIYLIGVDPEFKYNHEYREMLYKYNKDIEEIIYLKGMKSIQDSNIDDGLIYFRSLINLNKNSCKALYGYGVALEEKSIIYFNNKDIKKGEKFFIKSTNTFEEILDIDEEYSLAYYKLGYHYLNMKQFKKAQIMWEKFIEIDEDEDRLEEINQKIIEIQDDVDYEEGCNEIFIGNPQRGIDKLLPLKEKYTDWWNLLFMIGFAYRQLGMYDKSKELYEQVLALNPNQLDTLNELGLCLAYMGDFNEAIAKFSSALKMKPNEGEILCNRAMTYLQLGDFKNAEKDIEHALNINPNDEITLQCKREIERQKTE, translated from the coding sequence GTGGAAACTATTGAAAAGTTTTTTAAAGAAAAGACGTCAGCATTGTCCTTTATAGAATTAAAAAAAGATTTAAACATAGGGGATATGGAAATAAAGGCAGATATTCCTTTACCTATTGTTGTTGATGAACTAATAACAGAAATAAAAGAGAATAGGGCACAAGAAGAATTAAAGATTTCTTCTATAATAGATGGCATTATATATTTAATAGGTGTAGATCCTGAATTTAAATATAATCATGAATATAGAGAGATGTTATATAAATATAATAAAGATATAGAAGAAATTATATATCTAAAAGGAATGAAATCTATACAAGATAGCAATATAGATGATGGTTTAATATATTTTAGGTCACTTATAAATTTAAATAAAAATAGTTGCAAGGCTCTTTATGGCTATGGTGTAGCATTGGAAGAAAAATCAATAATATATTTTAATAACAAAGATATAAAGAAGGGGGAAAAGTTCTTTATTAAATCTACTAATACATTTGAAGAGATATTAGATATAGATGAAGAATATTCCTTAGCCTATTATAAATTAGGATACCACTATCTGAATATGAAACAGTTTAAAAAGGCTCAAATAATGTGGGAAAAATTTATAGAAATAGATGAAGATGAAGATAGATTAGAAGAAATTAATCAGAAGATTATAGAAATACAAGATGATGTAGATTATGAAGAAGGATGTAATGAAATATTTATAGGTAATCCTCAAAGAGGAATTGACAAATTATTACCTCTAAAAGAAAAGTATACTGATTGGTGGAATCTTTTATTTATGATAGGATTTGCTTATAGGCAATTGGGTATGTATGATAAATCTAAAGAGCTATATGAACAAGTTCTTGCATTAAATCCTAATCAGTTGGATACATTGAATGAGTTAGGTTTGTGTTTAGCTTATATGGGAGATTTCAATGAAGCTATAGCGAAGTTTAGTAGCGCACTAAAGATGAAACCAAATGAAGGAGAGATATTGTGCAATAGAGCTATGACATATTTACAATTAGGAGATTTTAAAAATGCTGAAAAGGATATAGAACATGCCCTTAATATAAATCCAAATGATGAAATAACATTACAATGTAAGAGAGAAATAGAAAGACAGAAAACAGAGTAG
- a CDS encoding bifunctional enoyl-CoA hydratase/phosphate acetyltransferase translates to MNKLNDLMKVVKNKKTKRLAVAACQDEEVLKAVIEAAEDDIVEPILIGDIDVTKNIASENGLDVNKYEMIDCKDLQKSAEIAVKKVKNNEADFVMKGLIDTSILLKEVLNKEYGLRTESLLSHVMVYEVPAYHKLILLSDGGMNISPSIDEKLSILKNAIKVSHSLGCKQPKVAVLAAKEKVNPKMEATIDAEKLKKMWISEDEENTAIVQGPMALDLAISKKACEVKKYKSEVAGDADILIVPNIEMGNGIGKSMTYFGQGKSAGIIMGAKVPVVLVSRADTHESKLYSIALGSVIA, encoded by the coding sequence ATGAATAAGTTAAACGACCTTATGAAAGTAGTTAAAAACAAAAAAACTAAAAGACTTGCAGTTGCTGCATGTCAAGATGAAGAGGTTTTAAAAGCTGTAATTGAAGCTGCTGAAGATGATATAGTGGAACCAATACTTATCGGAGATATAGATGTTACAAAAAATATTGCCAGTGAAAATGGACTGGATGTAAATAAATATGAAATGATTGACTGTAAAGATTTACAGAAATCAGCTGAAATTGCAGTTAAGAAGGTTAAAAATAATGAAGCAGACTTTGTGATGAAGGGTTTAATAGATACATCCATTTTATTAAAAGAAGTTTTAAACAAAGAATATGGGCTAAGGACAGAGAGTTTATTGAGTCATGTAATGGTATATGAAGTGCCTGCATATCATAAATTGATTCTATTATCAGATGGAGGTATGAATATATCCCCAAGCATTGATGAAAAATTGAGTATATTAAAAAATGCAATAAAGGTAAGTCATTCGCTGGGATGTAAGCAGCCTAAAGTAGCTGTATTAGCAGCTAAAGAAAAGGTTAACCCTAAGATGGAAGCTACAATAGATGCTGAAAAATTAAAAAAAATGTGGATAAGTGAAGATGAAGAAAATACTGCTATAGTGCAAGGTCCTATGGCTTTAGACCTTGCCATATCAAAGAAAGCTTGTGAGGTAAAAAAATATAAAAGCGAAGTAGCTGGAGATGCTGATATATTAATAGTTCCAAACATAGAAATGGGAAATGGAATAGGTAAAAGTATGACATATTTTGGGCAAGGAAAGTCAGCGGGGATTATTATGGGAGCTAAGGTGCCTGTAGTTCTTGTATCGAGAGCAGATACCCATGAATCTAAACTGTATTCTATAGCTTTAGGAAGTGTTATTGCTTGA